GCCGCCCGCGGCGTACCGCCAGACTCCGTTCGGGAAGAGGTCCGCGAACGTTACCAGTGGTTCCATGGTCTCAGTCCTGCGTCGCTTCGCCGTCGGTCATCGCGTCGGAACTCGCCGCGCAGTTGTTCGGGCCGAGTTCCAACTCGAAGGCCTCTTCGTCGCTCTGTTCTTCCTGCCCGAGGTTCGTCGCAATGACCTCCTCGTAGTTCGCGGGCCGGGGCGGCATGTCCGAGAGGACCAACTCCACGAACTCGTCTTCGTCCAGCGTCAGCGCGTCCATCGTCTCCTTCAAGTTGCCGATAGTCTCTGTGTAGGTGCCGTCCTCGCGGGTGTCGGCGGCGTCGCTGAAGTGTGCGCCACCCACAATAACGTCGTCGTCGAGCGTGAGGATGCGCTCCTGTAGCGACTCGTAGAGCTGGCGGGCCGCGTCGGGCGCGCCCTTGTCGCCGCTCTCCAAGTCGGGTCGGGCGACGCTCTCGGCGAACAGGCCATCGCCCGTCAGCAAGACCGCGCCGTCCACGAGGTAGGAGGTCATTCCGGAGGTGTGGCCGGGCGTGAAGACGGTCTCTATCTCCACATCGCCGACCTGAAACACGTCGCCGTCCTCGGCGTCGGTCACCGCGCCGTCGTAAGTGACGCCGCGGTCGATTGCCACGCTCGGGAGAACGCCCTCGATACCCTCGGCGGCGAGCGCGCGGACGCCCGAGACGTGGTCGGCGTGGACGTGCGTGTCGATTGCGTACGTCAGGTCCGCTCCGAGCGCGCGGGCGTCCTCGCGGTACCTCTCGGTGAACGCTCGCAGGGGGTCGATGACCGCGGCGTCGTCGCCGGAGACGACGAGGTAGCTCATGCAACCGCTGGACGGGCGCTGGTACTGCGCGACGGTCGCGTCGGTGTCGGCGTCGATTTCGACGGACTCGAAGATTCGCGCCCAGCCTTGCATGCCGTCCGCGAGGGTGTGGGCGTCGTAGCCGCGCTCGACGAGTTCGCCAGCGACGTACTCGCTGGACTCTCCTTTTCCACAGAGGACGGTAATCTCGCGGTCGTCGGGCAGTTGCTCGAAGACCTCCTCGTCGGGGTCGCCCGCGAGGAACTCGAAGTAGGGGACGTTCGAACTCTCGACGTTCTCGCCGTCGATGGCCCACTCGTCTACGTCGTCGGGGACGCGCGTGTCGAGGATAAAAACCTCCTCGCCGCTCTCGATGCGGTCTTTCAGGGTTTGGGGGTCGGTGCTTTCGACCTCCACGTCCGGAGTTGGGAACTCTGGTTCGCTCATTACGTCTTATCCAATCGGTTGCTCCCTGATAAGCATTTCTATAGTTTTGCACAATACTTGCAATACACGCTTCGCGGTTGCCGTGGTGTCGCTGTGGCGTCTGATACGGAATCAGCGTAAAGCGTCTAGAATGCTGTTCTAAGCGCCTTTTGTTCCGCCCTGTACTGAACACACCGGAATATCCTTGAAAAGAGAAATGGACAGTAAGCCCAAGAACCAACAACTTTTTATCCTCGACACCGGTATTGCTTAGTACGCACAAGACAGAACACTGGTGATACAATGAACGACGCATACGACGTTACTGAGACGCTCGACGTGAAAGGACAGTCCTGCCCGATGCCCGTCGTCAAGTCCAAGCAGGCGACCGACGGACTCGACGACGGCGACCTGCTGGAAGTGATTGCGACCGACGCCGGGAGTGTGAGCGACATCGAGGGATGGGCGAACACGACCGACGGCGTCGAACTCGTTGACCAGCGAGAGGGCGACGACGTGTACAAACACTACGTCCGCAAGACCGAGTAATCCATGAGCACGGACACGCAACCGGCGGCCGAGACCTCCGGCGACACCGAAGACGTGGCGGCGCTCCGCGCTCGCGTCGAGGAGTTGGAGACCGAACTCGGCGAGGTGAAAGCCGAGGTCGGGGACGACCGGAAGAAGATGACCATCGTCGCCACGAAGGGGACCTTCGACATGGCGTACCCGCCGCTCATCCTCGCCAGCACTGCGGCCGCGTTCGGGTGGGATGTCGTGGTTTTCCACACGTTCTGGGGACTGGATATCCTCCACGAGGAGAAGTCCGAGAACCTGAAACTGAGTGCGGTCGGCAACCCGAGCATGCCGATGCCCGACGCTGTCGCCGCGCTCCCGTTCATGGACTCGATGGCGACCAGGATGATGGAGTCGAAGTTGGACGAACAGGGCACCGCGACCATCGGCGAACTCATCGAACTGTCGCTCGATACCGGCGTGGACTTGCAGGCCTGCCAGATGACGATGGAACTGATGGACTACGACGAAGCGGAGTTTTACGACGAGGTGACGACCGGCGTCGGCGCGGCCACCGCGCTCGAACACATGGCCGACGCCGACATCCAGTTGCTCGTCTGAGTTCTGCTCGAAACACCCTTGCTCGCGGTCGGTTCGGCGTGGCTTCGTACTAGTTTATAATAAACCAATT
This genomic stretch from Halorussus pelagicus harbors:
- a CDS encoding MBL fold metallo-hydrolase produces the protein MSEPEFPTPDVEVESTDPQTLKDRIESGEEVFILDTRVPDDVDEWAIDGENVESSNVPYFEFLAGDPDEEVFEQLPDDREITVLCGKGESSEYVAGELVERGYDAHTLADGMQGWARIFESVEIDADTDATVAQYQRPSSGCMSYLVVSGDDAAVIDPLRAFTERYREDARALGADLTYAIDTHVHADHVSGVRALAAEGIEGVLPSVAIDRGVTYDGAVTDAEDGDVFQVGDVEIETVFTPGHTSGMTSYLVDGAVLLTGDGLFAESVARPDLESGDKGAPDAARQLYESLQERILTLDDDVIVGGAHFSDAADTREDGTYTETIGNLKETMDALTLDEDEFVELVLSDMPPRPANYEEVIATNLGQEEQSDEEAFELELGPNNCAASSDAMTDGEATQD
- a CDS encoding sulfurtransferase TusA family protein — translated: MNDAYDVTETLDVKGQSCPMPVVKSKQATDGLDDGDLLEVIATDAGSVSDIEGWANTTDGVELVDQREGDDVYKHYVRKTE
- a CDS encoding DsrE/DsrF/DrsH-like family protein, with the protein product MSTDTQPAAETSGDTEDVAALRARVEELETELGEVKAEVGDDRKKMTIVATKGTFDMAYPPLILASTAAAFGWDVVVFHTFWGLDILHEEKSENLKLSAVGNPSMPMPDAVAALPFMDSMATRMMESKLDEQGTATIGELIELSLDTGVDLQACQMTMELMDYDEAEFYDEVTTGVGAATALEHMADADIQLLV